From the Pomacea canaliculata isolate SZHN2017 linkage group LG4, ASM307304v1, whole genome shotgun sequence genome, one window contains:
- the LOC112562222 gene encoding ras-related protein Rab-20-like gives MSFRPDIKLILLGDSNVGKTSLVTRYTQDHFTGCTDVTIGSAFSLREWNNCTIAIWDTAGSEMFNSIPTFHCRGAGAAILAFDINSIKSFDDLSRRFEPMLKEHALRSVSALSWQPNAISWTPALPSAAPPPRTWRPASTVTLTSGA, from the exons ATGTCTTTCAGGCC GGACATCAAGCTGATTCTACTGGGCGACTCCAACGTGGGCAAAACGTCACTTGTGACGCGGTACACACAGGATCACTTTACCGGCTGCACTGACGTG ACAATAGGCAGTGCGTTCAGCCTTCGGGAGTGGAACAACTGCACCATTGCAATATGG GACACTGCTGGATCTGAAATGTTCAACAGTATACCAACCTTTCACTGTCGTGGCGCCGGAGCTGCCATCCTCGCCTTTGACATCAACTCGATAAAATCTTTCGATGACCTCAG TCGTCGTTTTGAACCAATGCTCAAAGAACACGCTCTCAGGAGTGTCTCCGCGTTGTCGTGGCAACCAAATGCGATCTCGTGGACACCAGCCCTGCCATCAGCCGCTCCACCGCCGAGAACCTGGCGGCCGGCCTCAACCGTCACCTTGACCTCAGGAGCATGA